One genomic window of Boudabousia tangfeifanii includes the following:
- a CDS encoding leucyl aminopeptidase: MTDFNLSTQNAAELAVDALVLAVSKENETAKIVKSSLSSEVISRLNEQLELVQASGKLDSFAVLPAPAEVAAKAIILTGIGKLSDLDAQSLRRAAGYATGKSKFARLAFDIQLDEADLLNALITGAGLGAYRFDAYKSEKDKHIAEIHFATGTVSEAEAKTALETAEIEVASTNLTRDLVNTPALDLYPGEFVERAKAAVADLPIECEVWDFERLQAEGCGGLVGVGRGSSRPPFLVKLSYRPAAAKSHIALIGKGITFDTGGISLKPATNMGLMKTDMGGAATVLGATVAAAKLELPVQIDTYLALAENMPGGNAQRPSDVLTMRNGVKVEVTNTDAEGRLVMADALSLAGETSAQMLVDVATLTGAAVVALGNRYAGVMGQGGLPAKVTAAAQAAGESFWEMPMLEEGPEANKSKVADIMNSSKIRAGGMMLAGDFLSNFVGDLPWAHIDIAGPAFNEQSQWGYTVEGATGAGVRSLVNFLRTL, from the coding sequence ATGACTGATTTTAACCTATCCACTCAGAATGCTGCCGAGCTAGCAGTAGATGCCCTTGTTTTGGCAGTTAGTAAAGAAAACGAAACCGCAAAAATTGTTAAGTCCTCTTTGTCGTCAGAAGTTATTTCGCGACTAAATGAGCAGCTCGAACTAGTCCAAGCTAGCGGAAAACTTGATTCCTTTGCCGTCCTCCCTGCTCCAGCAGAAGTTGCGGCAAAGGCAATTATTCTGACCGGGATTGGGAAGCTATCCGATCTAGATGCACAGTCCCTTCGCCGAGCAGCCGGTTATGCGACCGGTAAGTCAAAGTTCGCCCGTTTAGCTTTCGATATCCAGCTAGACGAGGCCGATTTGCTCAACGCTTTGATCACTGGTGCCGGACTTGGCGCTTACCGGTTCGATGCTTACAAATCCGAAAAGGATAAGCACATTGCAGAAATCCACTTTGCCACCGGCACTGTCTCAGAAGCAGAAGCTAAAACAGCCTTAGAAACTGCCGAAATCGAAGTTGCTTCCACTAATCTCACTCGTGATCTGGTCAATACTCCAGCTTTGGATCTCTACCCCGGAGAATTCGTTGAACGCGCTAAAGCAGCCGTTGCTGATCTTCCGATCGAATGTGAAGTATGGGATTTCGAACGCTTGCAAGCAGAAGGTTGCGGCGGTCTAGTTGGTGTCGGTCGAGGTTCTTCTCGCCCTCCTTTCTTAGTTAAACTCTCTTACCGTCCTGCTGCTGCTAAGTCGCATATTGCTTTGATCGGTAAAGGCATTACTTTTGATACCGGCGGCATCTCGCTCAAGCCAGCTACCAATATGGGGCTAATGAAGACCGATATGGGCGGTGCAGCTACGGTTCTAGGTGCTACTGTCGCAGCGGCCAAGCTCGAGCTACCAGTCCAGATCGACACTTATCTGGCTTTGGCTGAAAACATGCCTGGTGGAAATGCTCAGCGCCCCTCGGATGTATTGACTATGCGCAATGGAGTAAAGGTCGAAGTAACTAATACCGATGCTGAAGGTCGTTTGGTTATGGCCGATGCTCTTTCTTTGGCCGGAGAAACCTCCGCACAGATGCTAGTTGACGTGGCTACCTTGACCGGCGCTGCAGTCGTCGCCCTCGGCAATCGTTACGCTGGGGTAATGGGACAAGGCGGCCTACCGGCAAAGGTTACTGCTGCTGCCCAAGCAGCTGGCGAATCATTCTGGGAAATGCCTATGTTGGAAGAAGGCCCCGAAGCGAATAAGTCGAAGGTGGCTGACATTATGAATTCCTCGAAGATTCGAGCCGGCGGCATGATGCTCGCAGGCGATTTCCTCTCTAACTTTGTAGGCGATCTGCCATGGGCTCACATCGATATCGCTGGCCCCGCTTTTAACGAACAATCGCAATGGGGTTACACCGTCGAAGGAGCCACCGGCGCTGGGGTACGTTCCCTAGTTAACTTCCTACGAACTCTATAA
- a CDS encoding tRNA (cytidine(34)-2'-O)-methyltransferase yields the protein MLHTIFYEPRIPGNTGNAIRLSACTGTMLHLVEPLCFSMDDAKLRRAGLDYHDLAHVQVHPDFESALAAIPGNIWAFTGHANTFHTDVTYQDGDGLLYGPEPTGLPESAMAHPRVTGRVRIPMMPGVRSLNLANSAAIGLYAALQQLGFPGAV from the coding sequence TTGCTACACACTATTTTTTATGAACCACGCATTCCTGGTAATACTGGGAACGCTATTCGACTGTCTGCTTGCACCGGAACTATGTTGCATCTAGTAGAACCGCTTTGTTTTTCTATGGATGATGCCAAGCTACGTCGCGCTGGCTTGGATTATCACGATTTAGCGCATGTTCAGGTCCATCCAGACTTCGAGTCAGCATTAGCTGCTATTCCTGGAAATATCTGGGCTTTTACTGGTCATGCAAATACTTTCCATACTGATGTTACTTATCAAGATGGAGATGGCTTGCTCTATGGTCCAGAGCCTACCGGTCTTCCAGAAAGCGCCATGGCGCATCCACGAGTAACTGGACGCGTACGCATTCCTATGATGCCAGGAGTACGTTCTTTAAATCTAGCTAATTCTGCAGCTATTGGATTATATGCAGCCTTACAACAGCTAGGTTTTCCTGGCGCTGTCTAG
- a CDS encoding YbhB/YbcL family Raf kinase inhibitor-like protein has protein sequence MDLNSRPLAPFPYDLLPEVPTFSLTSQDFDADSPLPHKLLANGDNISPQLAWTGFPQETESFLLTCFDPDAPTPSGFWHWCVQDIPTEITNFDSGWGESDLLLPSTAFHSVNDAGTAAYYGPNPPENDRPHRYVFAVHALSVPTLELDDETSIAAVCFNALFHTIARATLTGTYQA, from the coding sequence ATGGATTTAAACTCTCGCCCCCTAGCTCCCTTCCCTTACGATTTATTGCCAGAAGTTCCCACTTTCTCTTTGACTTCCCAAGATTTTGACGCCGATTCCCCGCTACCGCATAAGCTCTTAGCAAACGGAGATAACATTTCTCCACAACTTGCTTGGACGGGGTTCCCACAAGAAACAGAATCATTTTTATTAACTTGTTTCGATCCAGACGCCCCCACTCCTTCTGGATTTTGGCATTGGTGCGTTCAAGACATCCCTACTGAAATTACTAATTTTGATTCCGGTTGGGGAGAATCTGATTTACTGCTCCCTAGCACAGCTTTTCATAGCGTTAATGACGCCGGTACAGCTGCCTATTACGGACCTAATCCTCCAGAAAATGATCGTCCTCACCGTTACGTCTTTGCAGTTCATGCTCTGAGCGTTCCCACCTTAGAATTGGACGACGAAACGAGTATTGCCGCAGTTTGTTTCAATGCTCTATTCCATACGATTGCCCGTGCCACGCTAACCGGCACCTATCAAGCTTAG